The genomic window TCCGAGGTGCTCTCTCTCCAGCTCCTCAGAAAGCCTCTACTTCTCCTCGGAAGCGTGGAGCTGAGAACGCTGTCGTCCATTTCTTCCGTACGATCGTGAGTAACTTTGGCTCCGCCCCTGTGGTTAATATTGGCTCCTCCCACTGTGGTTAATATTGGCTCCTCCCCCTGTGGTTTCCTACAGATTCTCATCCtcattcttcttcttgttcttttttctgctGCTGATCTTGTCTCTCCTCTTGTCAATCTTCCTCCTTCCTGTCACTAACCCCACCCCCAGGTGAGCCCGGCCCCGCCCAAGTCCAGGGTGAGTCTGGTTCAAACCGTCCAATCAGAGCCGTTGAATTCAATGCTGTTTAAACCTGTGTTTGTTGAATGTGTTGATGCGACTAAACCTGATCTTTTTCTCATTGTGAGTTTGTCCTTCctcctgtccgtctgtctgtctcctcTGCCCTTTGACCTCTCGACTCCTCCCCGTGACTCCTCCCACCCCCGGACGGGCCCCTCCTCCTTTACTCTGAGTAAGACACACCTCTCTGTTTGTCGTCTGTCCTGTCCCTTCTTGTCCTCGTCCTTTGTTTGTCTGTGCGTCCAGTGGAGAGGACTAGCAGCCAAGATAGGCCTGGTACGTCCAATCGCGGCGTGGACGAGGCCACGCCCCCGCCGCCATCACCGCCTCCGTCTGTAATCTGTCCTCTCATCCTCCCGTCCTCATCGTCCATCTTCAACTCGTTCATTGTCATTTTGAGGTTTCGTAGTTTCATCCTCATGGTGTCGAATATTCGTCCTAACGCAGACATTATTCTGTCCCATCGTGTCTTATCCTGGTTTTATCACCGGGTGCatggggtctgggtctgggtctggttctggttctggttctggttctggttctgggtctggttctggttctggtcctggtcctggttctggatctggatctggtcctggttctggttctggttctggttctggtttgatGTGAAACTGAAACCCTCTGTCTTTCATTCATGAACCTTCATCATCCACATCTTCATCAGTTTCAACTCCAGTTCTTATTGGTTCATACAGAAacatttaacccagaaagacccacagACACGTTTATGTCTGATTTAACCTTTtaaaagtgatttaacaccaattattatCGTATTATCCTCAGTTTAAAtcctgttttttcttatatttaattcattgatcatgtagatgttcattaaatctcagagtaaattatatcaaaactgagaaaactgaagaaacattttttccctagtttttttttttttttccacacaaaatttttttcctgtttttttgtccCACTAAATTGTTTTCCTAGGTTTTTCCCTACTAAGtctttttgggtttttatttttCCCGTTGCCAATTTGCACATACATTTCCTTGCACTTAGAGTACCTGGGGagcctgtgatgatccagggaaaacctgtgaggcaataaaACACAGTGGCTCCAGGGAAGAAGACAGTTCTGAATAATCCCAAATGTATATGTCAGGTATTTAGGACTGTTTAAAACCGACagtctttttcatgtttttttttttttttttttcccactaaatttttgtcttgttttttttccccactagatttttttcttgttttttccccactacatttttttccagggcttttttccccacaattttttttccactaaatttttttcctgtttttttcccccattacatttttttctgtttttttccactaaatttttccctgtttttttcccccacttaatttttccctgtttttttcccccacttaattttttcctgtttttttccccactacatttttttcctgtttttttttccccactacatTTTTTCCCCTAGTTTTTTCCAACTACTTTGCCCATTTTTGTTCTCACTTACAtaatatttgttcactttcataCCATATTTCAagcttttttggttcatttttttccttgtttctcaagtattttgctcattttattctcattttacaatttttttgtaaattttatctTATGAAtgattgaggtaaaactgtatttgacaccaattatttccatggaatGATAGTTTCAGTGGATctacaggcattaaacagttcagatcagcagatggtttaggttagacgaggacgtttgggtctttaagggttaaactgtttTCACCCACAGATGAAGCTCTTCTTctacttccttcttcttctttcttctcctgttatcttcttttcttcttcctccttcttcttcttcttctgtttagtGTTTTTTATTCTGGACTCTGCTGTTCTTTGTTTTTGGAGGGTCAGGtttatcttcatcttcttcttctgtcttttttttctcctcagggTGACCAGAAGTCACAGTCAGCTAAAGCCAAGAAGGCCGGAGCAGGGGACGGAAAAGGAACCCTGACCAGGATCTTCAAAATGGTACCGACCCCCTGGTTTTAAAggaatgagcccgtttacatccacaccaatactccCATTATTATGTCTGGAGTTTTCAGGTTATTAttcatcatgtaaacaggataaacTGATCGGCTTTatctgataacagcagtaatctgattaaaagaaatcagattaacacacctagatttctccccaatactccgatgtcttctcacatgtatacaggttcatctgatttatgtagttttgttttgttttgttttttttacatctgcgcatgtgtacaaaaaaacaaaacaagacaaaacaacaacatagAAACAAAAATTATGCAGCAACACTGTGAGTCTAaggaaaaagtaaacaaacaatgaaatgaaggatagcagcaacatgtttatttatttatttaagaaaggAAGGAATAATGAATATAATGAACATTTAtgaaacatttacatgtaaaaatgtaaaaaaaagaaaaaaaaaagaaaaaaaaaagtaaatattccAGATTATATTGAtgttacacaaaaacacataaaatacataCAGGCACAAATACAGATACCATCAAATGTGTCATGGACAATGTTAGTGCAGACCTTTAGTACAAAATAGTTTCAAAATTCATCTGTTTTGCACACACTGTTAGCCTACACAGAATATAGagcagaccccccccacccccctgatcaccaccaaaatttaatcatttgttacttgtgccagtatcaacattttctgaaaatttcatcaaaatccgtccagaaatttttcagttatcttgctaaccaaccaaccaaccaacaaacaaaccctgacaaaaacataacctccttggccgaGGTAAAAATATctacacacaaatataaatataaacaatatctatacacaaatataaatataaacaatatctacacacaaatataaatataatgcaCGAGGCTCGATCTCATCTTATttcatgtgacctattttgtagtcttattagctcctcccacacgAGGACAGTTAACGCTGACACCAcaggcgttgccatggtaacaagaccagaccagatgtttttgaaaatgacaggaagtgtacgtcttgtATCATAATGGAAGTAAAGACGTAAATGAATAgcctaatgcccctgtgatcatcctatgtctgtttgtttgtttgttttgatgatgtttatgtcatcattatgtgtattttttatttatttttttatatatagtgaATGAGTGCTGTATCAATGTTGcgtgttttatgtcttgtttctgtcacctgcagATGAAAaggagttatttttactaattctatcatatttacatgggtgtattttttatacaacagTGTTCATAAATATACACGATCCATatgaaataaaccaataaataaaataacatacgtacgaactctgaaagaaattcaataatggactgaaacatgtaaaccagggttttttttattattgtatttctgAAGTCATAATCATATGCCATAATCATATCTGATTATGGCAAGTATCAGATTACTCACAGTTAACGTGTCACATCTGATTATGGCAAGTATCAGattactcacagttactgtattTCTATGTTCATGTAAATCCGTCACATATGATTATGGCAAGTATCAGATTACTCACAGTTAACGTGTCACATCTGATTATGGCAAGTATCAGattactcacagttactgtattTCTATGTTCATGTAAATCCGTCACATATGATTATGGCAAGTATCAGATTACTCACAGTTAACGTGTCACATCTGATTATGGCAAGTATCAGATTATTCCCAGTTACCGTATTTATATGTTcatgtaaatgcatcacataTAATAATGGCAAgtatcagattactcccagttattgtaTTTATATGTTCATGTAAACACCTCACATCTGATTATGACAAGTATCAGATTACTCCAGTCATAGTATTTCTATGTTCATGTAAACGCCTCCCATCTGATTGGTCTTCTTCTGGTGTAAACATGTAAACGGGCTGGGTGTGTTTCCTCCAGACCAGTGGAGGCGTGTCCTAACGCTGTTCTTGCCTCTCCTTGTTTCTTGTGTCTCAGTGATGATCAGCTGATCCGTGTGAGTAACAGATCCACCATGAACACGTACTTGACTTTCATTGACTCCACATGTTCAGTATGGATGCTCTGAAGACGCGCTAATGTCAttacctgcagcagcagcagcacaataATCAGAGACTGAtgctgatgggggggtgggggggggggtcccgaGGGGGAGGGGCTCCTGCTTCACCAGCGGCTTCTGCACGTCCATAACATTATTCCacacattatcatcatcattaaccctttcatgcatgaattagaagAATATTAGTCAAGATTATTTtcatgggtgtttttattcctgtttagacaaaaaaaaaaaaaaaaaaaaacaatacatgagcctatttttaatggagttccaaaaatgtatgTAACAAACCAAAGTCagaatatttttcatgtattttttttatttgacgtTCATTTAAGCAGGAAAAAATTACAAGATGacacaattaaaacacaaataacgcAAACGTTTGACAATAAATGgttaataaaaaacaacatttatgagcaaaaaacaagaaaacaagtgTTAGTTATGGAGTCGGCCTCAAACCAAAAAGTGTTTAAATAAATGAACTGTGGGTCAGATTTTAAAGGGTTCAAATATAACACCCATACAACTGTAAAGTTTcttcagttttaaccctttaaaaccatttgtatcatatttgatacaacaGGTTCTCAGTCCTTTATCTAATTAACATGATCAATACTTTCCTTCTAAACCTGTTGCATTTGACCTgatatgtgttttctgccccctggtggagtattatcccccccccccccccttttttttttttttttgttaataaggATGCTAACGTAAAATCATTCAACACATATTATGAAGGAAAGtctaatttttaaaaagttacaTAAAGAAGAACATTTATGTTGTTATtcacttgaaaattaaaaaatattgaaaaatacttaAGAAATATTGAAATTATGGTGCCATTCACGAGAATTCAAAACACTGTAGaactttcatttaaaaaaaaaaaaaaaaacctgaaatgttgaATTGTTGAATATTTTCAAAACGTTTGtggtaaaatgtatttttgtttttaaagttaaTGTTGTGAGTAAAAAGTCACCAAAATGCCCAATGTATCGAATGTGATACAAATAATATATTATAAAGAAAATGATGAGGCAACATTTTTTATTTGGATTATATTAAAGGGCTAATAATtctaggttttaaagggttaaactcaactGAAATGACTTTATTTTGCTCCAAATGTCTAACTATGGCGGCATATTAGGCTACAttggagaaataaaaacacttgaaaacGTACACAAGAACACGAATAACAGATAAAGTTataatattttgcaaataaagccaaaaaatattatgagaataaagtcagagtttaaaaaaaaaactactcataatttaacaaaaataatgttatactTTTATGATTgaaattgtaatattttgaaaataaattctcaatagtgtgataaaaagtcataatttagaaatcgTAAGCCTTAAGTAAGTTCAGTTATTTGcaaaagtagaacctcacaaaatgttccaagttctccattatatgacgagtgggtacaactttattctgtgaatcatgatatttttttctgcctgtttttaaattacgatgttATTCTCCTAATATTGTGGTTTTATTCTGGAAATatgacgacattattctcataatatttacgacttcattgtcgtaaaattatgactctttttgtatttgactttattttcataaaattacgggttttatctagatatttttttactttattctcatagtgactgtttttattttcttacatggCGCTAACATGCCGCCATACCGATGTTTTCACTTCCTCATCCTCTGTTGGATTTGGTCTTTTCTGCGACTCTTTACATTTGTTGGATTGGTCTTTTCTGCAATTCTTTCCGTTCActggtttttgtcttttctgcgCCTCTGTTggttagttttcgtcttttctgCGACTCCGTTGGTTGGTTTTCATCTTTTCTGTGATTCTTTCCGTTCACTGGTTTTCATCTTTTCTGCGACTCCGTTGGTTGGTTTTCGTCTTTTCTGCGCCTCTGTTggttagttttcgtcttttctgCGACTCCGTTGGTTGGTTTTTACCTTTTCTGCGACTCCGTTGGTTGGTTTTCGTCTTTTCTGCGACTCTGTTggttagttttcgtcttttctgCGACTCCgttggttagtttttgtcttttctgcgACTCCGTTggttagttttcgtcttttctgCGACTCCATTggttagttttcgtcttttctgCGACTCCGTTggttagttttcgtcttttctgCGACTCTCTCCGTGTTGTGCAGAAGCTTT from Sphaeramia orbicularis chromosome 16, fSphaOr1.1, whole genome shotgun sequence includes these protein-coding regions:
- the LOC115435181 gene encoding myelin basic protein-like isoform X2; translation: MASASSSAQAAFGLGRRKKNPGLLDQIGKFFGGDKKRKSKGSFRGALSPAPQKASTSPRKRGAENAVVHFFRTIVSPAPPKSRWRGLAAKIGLGDQKSQSAKAKKAGAGDGKGTLTRIFKM
- the LOC115435181 gene encoding myelin basic protein-like isoform X4, which encodes MASASSSAQAAFGLGRRKKNPGLLDQIGKFFGGDKKRKSKGSFRGALSPAPQKASTSPRKRGAENAVVHFFRTIVSPAPPKSRKSQSAKAKKAGAGDGKGTLTRIFKM
- the LOC115435181 gene encoding myelin basic protein-like isoform X1 — protein: MASASSSAQAAFGLGRRKKNPGLLDQIGKFFGGDKKRKSKGSFRGALSPAPQKASTSPRKRGAENAVVHFFRTIVSPAPPKSRWRGLAAKIGLGDQKSQSAKAKKAGAGDGKGTLTRIFKMGSRSASPAKR
- the LOC115435181 gene encoding myelin basic protein-like isoform X3, producing MASASSSAQAAFGLGRRKKNPGLLDQIGKFFGGDKKRKSKGSFRGALSPAPQKASTSPRKRGAENAVVHFFRTIVSPAPPKSRKSQSAKAKKAGAGDGKGTLTRIFKMGSRSASPAKR